In Spirochaetota bacterium, the DNA window CTTTTTCAACCTTGAATGTTCCGGTAGTGCTTACGAACAATGATGGTTCTAGAATACCTACTATAGGTCCATCAACTTCTGGAATTTCTCTGAATTGTTTTTTGTAAGTGTTGTAGACTATTGGGTTGTAATGTCCTCCGCAGGCGTAGCTTATGTTGCCTTCTCTATCTGCTATTGCTAGGAAGATTGTCAGGTAGTTTGATAGGATCTGTTTTTCGTTGTCTGAGTTGACTATTCTAATTCTTTCGTTTAGTTTTGCTAATGCTCTTGAGGGGTTTCTTTCTTCAAGGCCTATACTGACTAGGGATATTTTGAGCATAGTGGTTATGAGTGCTGCTGGTATTCCGTGACCAGAGACATCTGCTATGTAGAACATCATTCTGCCACCCGGTATTGGGAAGATGTCAAAGAAATCGCCACCTATTTTACCCATGGGTTGTGAATACCCGACGAAGTAGAAATCGCTCCATTTGTATCTACCGATGGGCATTATGTTTTTCTGTATCACACTAGCGATGTCAAGTTCCATTTGGATAATTCTGTCTTTTTCCTCAAGGACATCGTATGCCTCTTGTAGCTTTCTGGTTTTTTGCACAATCAGTAGGAATGTTATTATGAGTATTGGTAGGCTCATTATGAGCGATAGTTCCCAAGACATCAAGGGGAATATGCTTCTCAAAGGCACTGACAATGCCAAGTTGAAAATGACATCTCCGTAGTTCTGAGTTACGAAGAAGAACATTATATCGTCAATGACCTTACTTTTGACTTCTAGAAGGTCTTCAATATTTTCA includes these proteins:
- a CDS encoding serine/threonine-protein phosphatase produces the protein MKKFGLRYIVRNAIFISTIIFAITFISVSTALNYIYDSFGNRIENTIQLANHYFKNDYYNWIKIGLSSYGKGIIDNNLDELNFYTKVVISNISVWSYDIAPTSLLEDVGDYIVSTFYWDGRKIYSFDENLPNQELLKFLKNTTYKPGQEGLFISSDKSVIIYLFKLREGIIGAKIYPEFYNKIFLRNILLEAPMDLYINFSKSLTNIKFVEIIDGIKKTINVNLEKEYLGLMNDIKNTENIEDLLEVKSKVIDDIMFFFVTQNYGDVIFNLALSVPLRSIFPLMSWELSLIMSLPILIITFLLIVQKTRKLQEAYDVLEEKDRIIQMELDIASVIQKNIMPIGRYKWSDFYFVGYSQPMGKIGGDFFDIFPIPGGRMMFYIADVSGHGIPAALITTMLKISLVSIGLEERNPSRALAKLNERIRIVNSDNEKQILSNYLTIFLAIADREGNISYACGGHYNPIVYNTYKKQFREIPEVDGPIVGILEPSLFVSTTGTFKVEK